One region of Salvia miltiorrhiza cultivar Shanhuang (shh) chromosome 3, IMPLAD_Smil_shh, whole genome shotgun sequence genomic DNA includes:
- the LOC131015586 gene encoding 40S ribosomal protein S11-like isoform X2: protein MAEQTEKAFLKQPKVFLCSKKTGKGKAPGKGGNRYFKSIGLGFKTPREASEGTYIDKKCPFTGDVSIRGRILAGTCHSAKMMRTIIVRRNYLHWVKKYQRYEKRHSNIPAHISPCFRVREGDHVIIGQCRPLSKTVRFNVLKVIPAGSSGLGKKAFTGM from the exons ATGGCGGAACAG ACCGAGAAGGCTTTTTTGAAGCAGCCTAAGGTGTTTCTTTG CTCGAAGAAGACAGGGAAGGGTAAGGCCCCAGGAAAGGGTGGGAACCGCTACTTTAAGAGCATTGGGCTCGGATTCAAAACACCCCGCGAGGCTTCTGAAG GCACATACATTGACAAGAAGTGCCCCTTCACTGGTGATGTATCCATCAGAGGTCGTATCCTTGCTGGAACTTGCCACAGTGCTAAGATGATGAGAACAATCATCGTGAGACGGAACTACCTGCACTGGGTGAAGAAGTACCAAAG GTATGAGAAGAGGCATTCCAACATCCCTGCACACATTTCCCCATGCTTCCGTGTGAGGGAAGGTGACCATGTCATCATCGGTCAATGCAG GCCGTTGTCCAAAACCGTGAGGTTTAATGTTCTTAAGGTGATTCCGGCTGGTTCTTCTGGTCTTGGGAAGAAGGCTTTTACGGGGATGTGA
- the LOC131015586 gene encoding 40S ribosomal protein S11-like isoform X1 — protein sequence MAEQTEKAFLKQPKVFLCSKKTGKGKAPGKGGNRYFKSIGLGFKTPREASEGTYIDKKCPFTGDVSIRGRILAGTCHSAKMMRTIIVRRNYLHWVKKYQRYEKRHSNIPAHISPCFRVREGDHVIIGQCRLVPYTHYQFLVLLGNLEHTVYEHCYFLAGRCPKP from the exons ATGGCGGAACAG ACCGAGAAGGCTTTTTTGAAGCAGCCTAAGGTGTTTCTTTG CTCGAAGAAGACAGGGAAGGGTAAGGCCCCAGGAAAGGGTGGGAACCGCTACTTTAAGAGCATTGGGCTCGGATTCAAAACACCCCGCGAGGCTTCTGAAG GCACATACATTGACAAGAAGTGCCCCTTCACTGGTGATGTATCCATCAGAGGTCGTATCCTTGCTGGAACTTGCCACAGTGCTAAGATGATGAGAACAATCATCGTGAGACGGAACTACCTGCACTGGGTGAAGAAGTACCAAAG GTATGAGAAGAGGCATTCCAACATCCCTGCACACATTTCCCCATGCTTCCGTGTGAGGGAAGGTGACCATGTCATCATCGGTCAATGCAGGCTAGTACCATATACTCATTATCAATTTCTTGTGTTATTAGGAAATCTAGAACATACAGTTTATGAGCATTGTTATTTTCTTGCAGGCCGTTGTCCAAAACCGTGA